TCAGAGCAGCCTCCACCAGATTGCTATTATTTCCATCAACAAAAGCAGCAATATCttcagagaaagaagaagaagaacggttACTCTTTTCCCTCATGGCCTTGATGTTCCTCTGCTGCTTCTCAGAGCGCTttcttcttgcttccaacctcctCAGCGTCTGCAACTCCTTCCTCTTCCTCCACTCCTCCTCTGTCTCCGTTGGAAGGGAACATGTTCTTATCAGATTCGATGTGCAAGGCATTGGCATGTTATTAGAGTAACCCCCAATatcttgattattattattgctgTTGTTATTATCTTCATCTCTGATGAGGGGCTTTGAGAATGAGAATTCGGGTATTGATGTTGTTCTCTTGATCTTCTTCGCTGTTGGGTCCACACCAAAACGACCGTTCATTGAAAGACCAAGACTCAGCTCAATCTCTTGTTCTGCATCTCCATCACCATGgcgatgttgttgttgttgtagctcACGATGGTGATGATGGTTCACGGACATGAACCTTTTTAGCAGATCTCTTGGGAAATCGCTCATGCGAGTTCTGCTGTTCTCTCTTTCCTCAACAACTTGTGCCATTGAAGAATTTGGGATTGaaacaacaaaaaagaagaaaaaaggttACCTTTTCCAGGGAAGTAAGAATAGCCAGATGGCTCAGAATTCACGAGGACTTGAAAATTGAAGTTTGTTTTTGATAGGTAACCGAAGATTGGTGATGAACCAGAAGAAAAACAAGGTCAAATCAAATGGTTTTTGTACCCATGCAGTGAGTGAAACTGAACAATTCTAACGTTGTTTTTTTCACATTCTGTCGCAGTTTCCCGGTAAGAACAtcgggagagagagagaaagaaaagtgaagaGTTTTTAATGAAGAGTGAAGAAGgggggagaaagaagaaagaagaaagcgaGAAAGGGGAGAGTGAAATACCGAGAAAGTCCTTAATGGGATAAGGTGGCGACACGTGGAGGAGAAAAGGGTGTTGGCAGTGTTACACGTGGCGAGAGGAGGGAGTAGAGAGGTGGCGCGTACGAGGGCGTCAGTTTTGTGTGTTGTCTTGTTGTTGGGTTTTTTGGGAGATGGGGATAGGGAAGCATGGTGTATAGCATACACGTGTCGCTCTGTGGTAAGTCAGGGAAAGTAACCTCCACGTGATGGAATGGCAACGTGACACATATATCTATTTGGGGGTACCCCTACCCCTATCCCGAGATACTAAGATGCCATTCTCTCCCAGATTACAATACCTACAAATAAATTACTTAGATCAAATATCTTCGGTGAAAATTTATATACCATTATcgtctaataattattaattttatatttgaataaagcataatta
The sequence above is drawn from the Arachis hypogaea cultivar Tifrunner chromosome 4, arahy.Tifrunner.gnm2.J5K5, whole genome shotgun sequence genome and encodes:
- the LOC112797873 gene encoding ninja-family protein AFP3, which translates into the protein MAQVVEERENSRTRMSDFPRDLLKRFMSVNHHHHRELQQQQHRHGDGDAEQEIELSLGLSMNGRFGVDPTAKKIKRTTSIPEFSFSKPLIRDEDNNNSNNNNQDIGGYSNNMPMPCTSNLIRTCSLPTETEEEWRKRKELQTLRRLEARRKRSEKQQRNIKAMREKSNRSSSSFSEDIAAFVDGNNSNLVEAALNEFSSLGRTTSLSTRVGELGLNGDKKSGGGCGSCGGLPPPSPPSRGPFGSPQGAGSSGISESESPQGQGSIPGDVRSPVGSDTFSTTTRDESSNKHSPPANKTKEIVKSLLEDMPCVSTKFDGPNGKKIEGFLYRYGKGLEVRIVCVCHGSFLTPAEFVKHGGGGDVSNPLKHIVVSPGGCL